The stretch of DNA GGAGTAGAGGAAGACGCCGGCGCCGAGCTTGGTCGCGCCGTGCGGGCCGCCCTTGTAGACCGGCACGAAGAAGGTCAGCGGGTTGACCAGGTGGGGGGCCACGTCGGTGGCCAGCGCGCGGCGCTCCTTGTGGTTCTCGGCCACGAGCTTGACGGCGCCGGTCTGCAGGTAGCGCAGGCCGCCGTGCACCAGCTTGGAGGAGGCGCTGGAGGTGGCGCCGGCGAAGTCGCCCGCGTCCACCATGGCCACCTTGAGGCCGGCCTGTGCGGCCGTCCAGGCGGTGGCGGTGCCGAGGATGCCGCCACCGATGACCAGCAGGTCGTAGGTGGCCTTGCCGAGGAGCTCGCGGGTCTCGGCGCGGGAGGCGGTGCGGCCGGTGCTGCGTCCGGCGCCCAGGGTCGGGAAGGTTGCCATTGTGGTGTCCGGCTCCCGGTGTGGGCGGGCGCCGAGTCTCCTCTCGGGTGTGCGGTGCGGCCTCCGGGGGAGACCGGCCCCGGCCCTGGTCGGGGGCCGGGAAACGACTTCGCGCCGGCCGGGGCCACGGGGGCCCCGACCGGCGTTCGGGTGTTACTGCTGCTCGTCCTCCTCCACCCAGCCCATGGTGCGCTCCACGGCCTTGAGCCACTTCTTGTACTCGCGCTCGCGGGTGGCCTCGTCCATCCGGGGGGTCCACTCGGCGGCGCGGTGCCAGTTGGCCCGCAGGGTGTCCAGGTCGCTCCAGAAGCCGACCGCGAGGCCGGCCGCGTAGGCGGCGCCCAGCGCGGTGGTCTCGGCCACGTAGGGGCGCTCGACGGGGGCGGCGAGCACGTCGGCGATGTTCTGCATGAGCAGGTTGTTGCTGGTCATGCCGCCGTCGACCTTGAGCGCGGTGAGCTCGACGCCGGAGTCCTTCTGCATGGCGTCGACGACCTCGCGGGTCTGCCAGGCGGTGGCCTCCAGGACGGCGCGGGCCAGGTGGCCCTTGGTCACGTACCGGGTCAGACCGGCGATCACGCCGCGGGCGTCGGAGCGCCAGTACGGGGCGAACAGGCCGGAGAAGGCCGGCACGAAGTAGGCGCCGCCGTTGTCCTCGACGGTGGAGGCCAGGGTCTCGATCTCGGCGGCGGTGGAGATGATGCCGAGCTGGTCGCGCAGCCACTGCACCAGCGAGCCGGTGACGGCGATCGAGCCCTCGAGGGCGTAGACCGGGGCCTGGTCGCCGATCCGGTAGCCGACCGTGGTCAGCAGGCCGTGGTACGAGTTGACGATCTTCTCGCCGGTGTTGAGCAGCAGGAAGGTGCCGGTGCCGTAGGTCGACTTGGCCTCGCCCTCGTCGAAGCAGGTCTGGCCGAACAGCGCGGCCTGCTGGTCGCCGAGCGCGGAGGCGACCGGCACGCCCGCCAGGTCGCCGACGGCCTCGCCGTAGACCTCGGCGGAGGAGCGGATCTGAGGCAGGACGGCCAGCGGCACGCCCATCGAGTCGGCGATCTTCTCGTCCCAGGCCAGCGTGGAGAGGTTCATCAGCATGGTGCGCGAGGCGTTGGTGACATCGGTGATGTGCTTGCCGCCGTTCACACCGCCGGTGAGGTTCCAGATCACCCAGGTGTCCATGGTGCCGAACAGGATGTCCCCGGCCTCGGCGCGCTCGCGCAGGCCCTCGACGTTGTCCAGCAGCCAGCGGATCTTCGGGCCGGCGAAGTAGCTGGCCAGCGGGAGGCCGGTCTCGCGGCGGAAGCGGTCCTGGCCGACGTTGCGGCCCAGCTCGCGGCAGAGGCCCTCGGTGCGGGTGTCCTGCCAGACCAGCGCGTTGTGCACCGGCTGGCCGGTGTGCTTGTCCCACAGCACGGTGGTCTCACGCTGGTTGGTGATGCCGATCGCCCGGATGTCGTCCTTGGTGAGGCCGGCCTTCTCCAGGGCGCCGCGCACGACCGACTGCACGCGGGTCCAGATCTCGGCGGCGTCGTGCTCGACCCAGCCCGGCTGGGGGAAGATCTGCGAGTGCTCCTGCTGGTCGACCGCGACGATCCGGCCGTCCGCGCCGAAGATGATGCAGCGGCTCGACGTGGTGCCCTGGTCGATCGCGGCGATGTAGTTGGCGGTGGTGCCAGTGCTCATGGGGGTCCTCGGCTCGAATGAGGGTGGGTGAGGGCGGGACGGTCTCGTAAGTCCCGTATAGCGTGCCGGGGCAAACCCGGGCTAGAGAGAGCTGGAAGACGGCGTCAGAACGCTGCCCCGGTTCCGGCCGGAGCGCGGCCTCGACCGATCAGAACGCGGCCTTGTAGAGCAGGCCGGCCAGCAGACCGCCGACGAGCGGGCCGGCCACCGGGATCCAGGCGTACGACCAGTCGGAGCCGCCCTTGTTCGGGATCGGCAGCAGGGAGTGCATGATGCGCGGGCCCAGGTCACGGGCCGGGTTGATCGCGTAGCCGGTCGGGCCGCCGAGCGAGAGGCCGATGCCGACCACGGTGAACGCGGTGATCAGGACGCCCATGCCGGAGAGGCCGACGCCCTTGGTCAGGCCCTGGGTGAGGATGGCCATGCAGAGCACCAGGGTGCCGATGATCTCGGTGAGCAGGTTCTGCACCGGGTTCCGGACCTCGGGGCCGGTGGCGAAGATGCCGAGGGTGGGGTCCTCGTTGGCCTGGAACTGGCCGAGGTAGGTGACCCAGACCAGCGTGGCGCCGATCATCGCGCCGAGCAGCTGGGAGCCGAGGTAGACCGGCACCTTGCTCCAGTCGCCGCTCTCGACGGCGAGGGCCAGGGTGACGGCCGGGTTGAGGTGCGCGCCGGACTTGGGCGCGGTCATGTACGCGGCGATCATCACCGCGAAGCCCCACCCGAAAGTGATGGCGAGCCAGCCGGCGTTGACGGCCTTCGACTTCTTCAGCGTGACGGCGGCACAGACGCCGCCGCCCAGAAGTATCAGGGCGGCAGTGCCGAGGGTTTCGCCGACGAAGATGTCGCCGTTGGAGAACGCGGACACAGAGACTCCTTTGTCCGTAGGCCCGGAGCAGGTGGGGGAGGAGACGGTCAGGCGAGGGTGTTTCCCGTCCCTGGGTCGCACCCTGACGCCGTCGGCCGGTGAATCGCGTTCACCGTTCGACAATGTCGACCGTCATGCGGAAGAGCTTGCTATCTCGTCAGGACTACGTCAAGGGCGGGATGCCGAGCTGTGCCCCATCACTCGCTGTGAGCGGCGCGCTGCGGCGAAATTAGCAGTCGGACCGTCGCCGAACGTGACAAAACACCCTGGGGTGGACAGGCCTGTCGCCCGTCCACCCCAGGGTGGAATCACTCAGTGCTGCGGAAGGCGCCTCAGAACCGTCCGGCGCCCAGGTCCCGCGAGATGGCCCGGGCCGCGCTGCGCACCGAGGCCACCAGCGAGGGCTTCACGAACCCGTCCTCGCAGACCCGCTCCACCGCCCCGCTGATACAGACCGCCCCCACCGGATTGCGCCGGCGGTCCTGGATCAGCGCCCCGATCGAGGCCACGCCCTCCCAGGTCTCCTCCACCGAATCCGCCCACCCGCGCTCGCGGATCAGCGCGCACTCGGCGTCCAGCTCGTCGGCGTTGGTCAAGGTCCGGGCGGTGTACGACTCCCACGGCCCCTCGCCCAGCTCCCCGCGCGCCACCGGGTCGTACGCCAGCAGGACCTTGCCCAGGGCCGTGCTGTGCAGCGGCTGCATCGAGCCCACCTCCAGCACCTGCCGGGTGTCGTCCGGCCGGAAGACGTGGTGCACGATCAGCACCCCCTGCTGGTGCAGCACCCCCAGGTAGACCGTCTCCCCGCTGGCCCGGGCCAGGTCGTCCGCCCAGACCAGCGCCCGGGCCCGCAGCTCGTGCACGTCCAGGTAGCTCTGCCCCAGCCGGAGCAGCTCCGCCCCCAGCTGGTACTTCCCGCTCTCCGCGTCCTGCTCGACGAAGCCCTCCTGCTGGAGCGTGCGCAGGATCCCGTGCGCCGTCCCCTTCGCGAGGTCCAGCGAGGTCGCCACCTCCGACAGCCCCAGCCGCCGCTCACCACCCGCCAGCAGACGCAGGATCGCGGCAGCCCGGGACAGCGATTGGATCGGGCCGGGCATGCATGACCTCCGCAGACTGGCGTTCGACAATGTCGACCGTAGGGCTATCGCCAAGAGTGTAGTTGCACTATCAGGGGCGCGGGGAACTGCGCGGCCAGCCATGCACCCTGCTGTCGCCTTACGCGGATGCCCAATTGCACTATCCGTTGACGGTGCAAGTGGCTCCCGGTGCGAGATGACGACTCCGCTACTCCCGACCTCGCGCAGTTCCCCGCGCCCCCACCCACTCACTGAGCTCGCCGATCTGCGTGGGCCCCACCCGGCAGCAGCCCCCCACCAGCCGAGCCCCGTCCGCGAGCCACTCCTCGACCGCCGTCGCCTGGAAGCTCCAGCCGCCCGCCCAGTCGCGGGCCACCTCGTCCCACTTCTCCCCGCTGTTCGGGTAGACCACCACCGGCCTGCCCGTGACCGCCGCCGCGAGCCGCACCGCCGGGCCCGCGTCCTCGGGGGCGCAGCAGTTCACCCCCACCGCCACCACCTCCGGCACCTCGGCGGCCAGCGCAAACGCCTCCGCCAGCGGCTGACCCGCCCGGGTCCGGTCACCCGCGATGCTGTACGAGAGCCAGACCGGCACGCCCAGACCCCGGACCGCCCGCAGCAGCGCCTGCGCCTCCTCCGCGTCCGGCACGGTCTCCAACGCCAGCACGTCCGGCCCGGCCGCCACCAGCGCCTCCACCCGGGGGCGATGGAACCGCTCCAGCTCCGCCACGCTCAGCCCGTACCGGCCCCGGTACTCCGAACCGTCGGCCAGAACCGCGCCGTACGGCCCCACCGAGGCCGCCACGTACCGCTCCCCGCCGCCCGGCGCCCGCCGGGCGGCCTCGCGGGCCAGCTCCACGCTCAGCCCCAGCAGCCGGGCCGCCTCGGCCCGGCCCACCCCGCGCCGGGCGAAACCCTCGAAGCTCGCCTGGTAGCTGGCGGTGATCGCCACCTGCGCCCCCGCCGCGAAGTACCCCTCGTGCGCGGTGACCAGCGCCTGCGGATCGTCGGTGAGCAGCCGCGCCGACCACAACTCGTCGCTCAGATCCTGCCCCGCGTCGGCCAGCTGATTGGACAGCCCACCGTCCAGCACCAGCGGCCCCGCCGCCAGCGCCCCGACGAAATCCCTCACCACGACGACCTCCACACGACCACCGGTTACCACCCGCAGGGTAGGACTCCGCAGCTCAGCACCACCTTCGACGACCACCCACCGAGACACCCCCGCCCAGCACTACGATCCACCGCATGACCACACCCGAGGCCACCCGGCCCGCCGCCGTGCCGCACAGCCACTGCCACTGGTGCGGCACCCCCTACCCGCCCGGCACCGCCGCCTGGCCCCGGACCTGCACCGGCTGCACCGAGATCAGCTACCGCAACCCGCTGCCGGTCGTGGTCACGCTGCTCCCCGTCCGCCGCCCCGGCGCGGACCCCGCGCTGCTCGTCATCCGCCGCACCATCGAGCCCGGCTACGGCGAGCTCGCCCTCCCCGGCGGCTACCTCGACTACGGCGAGACCTGGCAGCAGGGCGCCGTCCGCGAACTGCGCGAGGAGACCGGCATCCACGCCGAGCCGGCCGAGGTCACCCTGGTCTCCACCGACTCCGACGCCGCCGGCGGTTTCCTCTGCCTCTTCGGCCTGCTGCCCGCCCGCGACCTCGCCGCGTTGCCGCCCTCGGTGCCCACCGAGGAGACCGACGGCTGGGAGCTCGCCACCCCCGGGACCAAGCTCGCCTTCCCCTTCCACACCCGCACCGCGGCCGCCTACTTCGCGGGGGAGTACACCCCGAGCTGACCGGCCACCAGGGGGCTCTGGCGCAGCGGACGATCACATGGCATGGTCTGGACCGTCAGAGCCACCCCCGGACGGGCCCTGCCACCACGCACTCCCGTCCCCCTTCGGCCGGGAGACCACCACCGTGAGCACCCCCATCCAGGACCAGCCCCTCTGGCGTCCCGACCCCGCCAAGGCCGCCGCCACCCAGTTGGTCGCCTTCCATGCCTGGGCCGCCGAGCACCACGGCGCCCCCGCCGCCCCGCTCGCGCCCACCGCGAGCGACCAGGAGGCCGCCGACCGGTACGCCGCGCTGCACGCCTGGTCCACCGAAGACCTGGAGCGGTTCTGGACGGCCGTCACCCAGTGGTTCGACGTCCGCTTCGACACCGCCCCCGAGGCCGTCCTCACCGAGGCCGGCATGCCCGGCGCCCGCTGGTACCCCGGCGCGAAGCTCAACTACGCCGAGCACGCCCTGCGCTTCGGCCTCGACCCGGCCCACGCGGATGAGCCCGCCATCCTCCACCTGGACGAGACCACCGAGCACCCCCAGCCGCTCAGCTGGGCCGAGCTCCGCCGCCAGGTCGGCTCGCTGGCCGCCGCCCTGCGCGCCGAGGGCGTCCGCCCCGGCGACCGCGTCGGCGCCTACCTGCCCAACATCCCGCAGGCCGTGGTCGCCCTGCTCGCCACCGCCGCCGTCGGCGCCGTCTGGACGAGCTGCGCCCCCGACTTCGGCGCCCGCAGCGTGCTCGACCGCCTGCAGCAGATCGAGCCCGTGGTCCTCTTCGCCATCGACGGTTACCACTACGGCGGCAAGGACCACGACCGCACCGAGATCGTCGCCGAGCTGCGCCGCGAGCTCCCCACCCTGCGCACCGTGGTGCACATCCCGCTGCTCGGCGGCCCCACGCCCGAGGGCGCCAAGCCCTGGGACGACCTGGTGGCCGCCGACGTCGAGCCCGTCTTCGAGCCCGTCCTCTTCGACCACCCGCTCTGGGTGCTCTACTCCTCCGGCACCACCGGCCTGCCCAAGGCCATCGTGCAGAGCCAGGGCGGCATCCTGGTCGAGCACCTCAAGCAGGTCGGCCTGCACATCGACCTCGGCCCGCAGGACCGCTTCCTCTGGTACACCTCCACCGGCTGGATGATGTGGAACTTCCTCGTCGCCGGCCTGCTCGTCGGGTCCACGATCGTCACCTACGACGGCAGCCCCGGCCACCCCGACACCGGCGCCTTCTGGTCCGTGGCCGCCCGCACCCGCGCCACCGTGGTCGGCACCTCCGCCGCGTACGTGGTCGCCAGCCGCAAGGCCGAGCTCCACCCCGGCCGTGACCTCGACCTCTCCGCCATGCGCTGCCTGGGCACCACCGGCTCCCCACTGCCCCCCGACGGCTTCCAGTGGATCTACGACGAGGTCAAGCCCGACGTCTGGCTCGCCTCCGTCTCCGGCGGCACCGACGTCTGCTCCTGCTTCGTCGGCGGCGTCCCCACCCTCCCGGTGTACCTCGGCGAGATCCAGGCCCCCTGCCTGGGCGCCGCCGTCGAGTCCTGGGACGTCCAGGGCGAGCCGCACCGCGACCAGGTCGGCGAACTCGTGGTCACCAAGCCGCTGCCCTCCATGCCCACCGGCTTCTGGAACGACCCCGAGGGCACCCGCTACCACGACAGCTACTTCGACACCTACCCCGGCATCTGGCGCCACGGCGACTGGATCACCGTCACCGCCCGCGGCACCGTGGTCATCCACGGCCGCTCCGACTCCACGCTCAACCGCCAAGGCGTCCGGATGGGCTCCTCGGACATCTACGAGGTGGTCGAGCGCCTCCCCGAGATCGCCGAATCCCTGGTCATCGGCCTCGAGGAGCCGGGCGGCGGCTACTGGATGCCGCTCTTCGTCGTCCTCGCCCCCGGCGCCACCCTGGACGACACCCTGATCGGCCGCATCCGCACCTCGCTGCGCACCGAACTCTCCCCCCGCCACGTCCCCGACGAGGTGATCGCCGTCAAGGGCCTCCCGCACACCCTCACCGGCAAGCGCATCGAGGTCCCGGTCAAGCGCCTCCTCGCCGGCACCCCGCTCGACCAGGCCGTCAACCCGGGCTCGGTCGACAACCTCGACCACCTCCGCTTCTTCGAGCAGCTGGGCGCCTCTCGCCGGGCGTGAGCCAAAGCCAGGGGCGCGAGGAACTGCGCTGCCAACCACGCACTCCCGTGCACCGGTTCACGCAGCGGTAAGTTCCTCGCGCCCCTGGCCAACTGGGGAGGTCACTCCCCGGAAAGCACCTGCTGCGCCGCCGCCCGCGCCTCCTCCGCCGTGTCGGCCGCCCGAGCGGCCTCCGCGGCGCGCCGGCACTGCGCCAGCGTCACCTTCGCGAGAGCGCTCCGCACGTACGGGATCGAAGCCGCGCCCATCGACAGGCTGGTCACCCCGAGGCCGGTCAGCACGCAGGCCAGCACCGGATCGGAAGCCGCCTCGCCGCAGACCCCACAGCTCTTGCCCTCGACCCGCGCCGCCTCCGCCGAGAACGCCACCAGGTCGAGCAGCGCCGGCTGCCACGGATCCTGCAGCCGGGCCAGCGCACCGACCTGCCGGTCGGCGGCGAAGGTATACTGCGCCAGGTCGTTCGTCCCCAGCGAGAGGAACTCGACCTCCTGGAGGATCGAGCGGGCCCGCAGCGCGGCCGAGGGGATCTCCACCATCGCGCCGTACTTGGCCTGCAGCCCGGCCTCCCGGCAGGCCTCGGCGAAGGCCCTCGCGTCCACCCGGTCCGCCACCATGGGGGCCATGACCTCGAGGTGGACCGGCAGACCCTCGGCCGCCTTGGCCAGCGCGGTCAGCTGGGTGCGCAGCACCTCGGGGTTCTCCAGCAGCGTGCGCAGACCGCGGACGCCCAGCGCCGGGTTCGGCTCGTCGGCCGGGGTGAGGAAGTCCAGCGGCTTGTCGGCCCCGGCGTCCAGCGCCCGGACCACCACGCGGCCCTCCGGGAAGGCCTCCAGCACCTTGCGGTACGCCTCGATCTGCTTCTCCTCGCTCGGCGCCTTCGCCGAGTCGTCGAGGAAGAGGAACTCGGTGCGGAACAGCCCGATGCCCTCCGCGCCGGCGTCCAGCGCGGCCGGCAGGTCACCCGGGCCGCCCACGTTCGCCAGCAGCGGCACCTTGTGCCCGTCCGAGGTCTGCCCCGGCCCGGAGGAGGCGGCCAGCGCGGCCTTCCGCTCGGCGGCCTGCTGCCGCAGCCGCGCCTGCTTCTCCTCGCTCGGCTCCACCGACACGTCACCGGTGCTGCCGTCCACGGCCACCAGCACGCCCTCGGCCACCTCGCCCGCACCGGGCAGCGCGACGACCGCCGGCACACCCATCGCCCGCGCCAGGATGGCGCTGTGGCTGGTCGGCCCGCCCTCCTCGGTCACGAAGCCGAGCACCAGGGTCGGGTCCAGCAGCGCGGTGTCGGCCGGCGCCAGGTCACGGGCGAAGAGCACGTACGGCTCGTCGCTGTCCGGCACACCCGGCATCGGCACGCCCAGCAGCCGGGCCACGATCCGGTTCCGCACGTCGTCCAGGTCGGCGACCCGCCCGGCCAGGTAGTCCCCGGCCGCCGCGAGCAGCGCCCGGTAGGCGGCGAAGGCGTCGTAGACGCCTCGCTCGGCGCTGCTGCCGACGGCGATCCGGCGGTTGACGTCGGCCAGCAGCTCCGGGTCCTGCGCCATCAGCGCCTGGGCCTCCAGCACCGCCTGCGCCTCGCCACCGGCCAGGTTGCCCCGGGCGATCAGGTCGGCCGCGACGGCGTCGACGGCAGCCTGCGCCCGGGCCTGCTCACGGGGAGCGTCCTCGGTCGGGATCTGCGTCGCCGGCGGCTCGAGCACCGCAGTGCCCATGTGCCGCACCTGGCCGATCGCGACACCGTGGCTGACACCAACGCCGCGCAGCACCTGTTCCATCTCTGCTGTTCCTTTCACCCGGTTGCCTCCGGCCGGTCGCCGGGCTGGACTCGTCCGTTCAGTACGCAACCGTCCCACGCGGGTGGTGGGACGGTGCAGGTTCGGCGCGAACGCCTCGTGCGGGGCCGTCAGTTCCAGACGAAGAGCTCGCCACCGGCGGGCACCTCGCCCGACTCGGCCACGCCACTGAGCGCCTCGGGAGCCGCCTCCAGCGCCACGATCGGCGAGATCGGCGACTTGCCGGCCGCCTCGACGGCCGCCGGGTTCCACCGGATCACCGGCTCGCCGCGCTTCACGGTGTCGCCCTTGTTGACCAGCAGCTCGAAGCCCTCGCCGTTCAGCTGCACGGTGTCGATCCCCAGGTGGGTCAGCACCCCGTGCCCGTCCTGGTCCACGACCACGAACGCGTGCGGGTGCATCGACACGACCTGCCCGTCGATCGGAGCGACCGCCTCGGTCACCTCGCGCACGGGATCAATGGCAGTACCGGGCCCGACCATCGCGCCGGCGAAGACGGGGTCGGGCACATTGGCCAGCCCGACGGCGCGACCGGCCAGCGGCGAGGTGACAGTGGTCATGGGTGAGCCTCCCAGGTGCGGAGTACAAGGTGTGCGGCCACGGCCCCGCCGAGCAGCAGAGCAGTAGTTGAGGACCATCGACTGAAGCCTAAATCATGTCAACTACGGACATATCGCAACTGGCCCGCAGCGCGGCCGAGGTGCCCCACAAGCACCACCGGCTCACCTCCAGGGGCCGACAGCCCTGTCGTACCAACGGCAGTGCGCCCGCGCCGCGACAAGTGGTCTAGTCCTCTTGGTCGATGCGCCGCACTCTACGGCATAGGAGTGAGCAGGCACGATCAGCTCGCCCCCGCCGGAGGAACGCCCTCGAGTAGCCCGACCGGGTGACGGCCCGTGCGCCCCGATTAGGCACTCGCGCCGGGAGCGGCTATGGTTTGTCGAGTCGCCGCGACACAGCGGTGAACAACGGGTGACAGTTTCAAAAAGCTTCGGTTAACACCGAGCAAACGAATCTGATAAGCTCGAATCACGAACGAAACGAAGCCCGGAGAGCCTCGCCGGAAGGCGGCTCGAAGGAAGCGTCCGTTCCTTGAGAACTCAACAGCGTGCCAAAAGTCAACGCCAGATATGTTGACATCCCCGGCCTGAACCGATCGGTTCGAGTTGGAGATTCCTTTAGTAACAAAACACAGCGAGGACGCAGTGCGCGGGGCCACCCTATTCCGGTGATTGCCGCGCCGCTCAACGCGAGTGTCTCTCCCGATTACGGGAAAACATTCACGGAGAGTTTGATCCTGGCTCAGGACGAACGCTGGCGGCGTGCTTAACACATGCAAGTCGAACGATGAAGCTCTTCGGAGTGGATTAGTGGCGAACGGGTGAGTAACACGTGGGAAATCTGCCCTGCACTCTGGGACAAGCCTTGGAAACGAGGTCTAATACCGGATATGACCTTCCTCCGCATGGGGGTTGGTGGAAAGCTCCGGCGGTGCAGGATGATCCCGCGGCCTATCAGCTTGTTGGTGGGGTAACGGCCCACCAAGGCGACGACGGGTAGCCGGCCTGAGAGGGCGACCGGCCACACTGGGACTGAGACACGGCCCAGACTCCTACGGGAGGCAGCAGTGGGGAATATTGCACAATGGGCGAAAGCCTGATGCAGCGACGCCGCGTGAGGGATGACGGCCTTCGGGTTGTAAACCTCTTTCAGCAGGGAAGAAGCGCAAGTGACGGTACCTGCAGAAGAAGCACCGGCTAACTACGTGCCAGCAGCCGCGGTAATACGTAGGGTGCGAGCGTTGTCCGGAATTATTGGGCGTAAAGAGCTCGTAGGCGGCCTGTCGCGTCGGATGTGAAAGCCCGGGGCTT from Kitasatospora sp. MMS16-BH015 encodes:
- the glpK gene encoding glycerol kinase GlpK; the encoded protein is MSTGTTANYIAAIDQGTTSSRCIIFGADGRIVAVDQQEHSQIFPQPGWVEHDAAEIWTRVQSVVRGALEKAGLTKDDIRAIGITNQRETTVLWDKHTGQPVHNALVWQDTRTEGLCRELGRNVGQDRFRRETGLPLASYFAGPKIRWLLDNVEGLRERAEAGDILFGTMDTWVIWNLTGGVNGGKHITDVTNASRTMLMNLSTLAWDEKIADSMGVPLAVLPQIRSSAEVYGEAVGDLAGVPVASALGDQQAALFGQTCFDEGEAKSTYGTGTFLLLNTGEKIVNSYHGLLTTVGYRIGDQAPVYALEGSIAVTGSLVQWLRDQLGIISTAAEIETLASTVEDNGGAYFVPAFSGLFAPYWRSDARGVIAGLTRYVTKGHLARAVLEATAWQTREVVDAMQKDSGVELTALKVDGGMTSNNLLMQNIADVLAAPVERPYVAETTALGAAYAAGLAVGFWSDLDTLRANWHRAAEWTPRMDEATREREYKKWLKAVERTMGWVEEDEQQ
- a CDS encoding MIP/aquaporin family protein, translated to MSAFSNGDIFVGETLGTAALILLGGGVCAAVTLKKSKAVNAGWLAITFGWGFAVMIAAYMTAPKSGAHLNPAVTLALAVESGDWSKVPVYLGSQLLGAMIGATLVWVTYLGQFQANEDPTLGIFATGPEVRNPVQNLLTEIIGTLVLCMAILTQGLTKGVGLSGMGVLITAFTVVGIGLSLGGPTGYAINPARDLGPRIMHSLLPIPNKGGSDWSYAWIPVAGPLVGGLLAGLLYKAAF
- a CDS encoding IclR family transcriptional regulator — encoded protein: MPGPIQSLSRAAAILRLLAGGERRLGLSEVATSLDLAKGTAHGILRTLQQEGFVEQDAESGKYQLGAELLRLGQSYLDVHELRARALVWADDLARASGETVYLGVLHQQGVLIVHHVFRPDDTRQVLEVGSMQPLHSTALGKVLLAYDPVARGELGEGPWESYTARTLTNADELDAECALIRERGWADSVEETWEGVASIGALIQDRRRNPVGAVCISGAVERVCEDGFVKPSLVASVRSAARAISRDLGAGRF
- the mmuM gene encoding homocysteine S-methyltransferase; the encoded protein is MVRDFVGALAAGPLVLDGGLSNQLADAGQDLSDELWSARLLTDDPQALVTAHEGYFAAGAQVAITASYQASFEGFARRGVGRAEAARLLGLSVELAREAARRAPGGGERYVAASVGPYGAVLADGSEYRGRYGLSVAELERFHRPRVEALVAAGPDVLALETVPDAEEAQALLRAVRGLGVPVWLSYSIAGDRTRAGQPLAEAFALAAEVPEVVAVGVNCCAPEDAGPAVRLAAAVTGRPVVVYPNSGEKWDEVARDWAGGWSFQATAVEEWLADGARLVGGCCRVGPTQIGELSEWVGARGTARGRE
- a CDS encoding NUDIX domain-containing protein → MTTPEATRPAAVPHSHCHWCGTPYPPGTAAWPRTCTGCTEISYRNPLPVVVTLLPVRRPGADPALLVIRRTIEPGYGELALPGGYLDYGETWQQGAVRELREETGIHAEPAEVTLVSTDSDAAGGFLCLFGLLPARDLAALPPSVPTEETDGWELATPGTKLAFPFHTRTAAAYFAGEYTPS
- a CDS encoding acetoacetate--CoA ligase is translated as MAWSGPSEPPPDGPCHHALPSPFGRETTTVSTPIQDQPLWRPDPAKAAATQLVAFHAWAAEHHGAPAAPLAPTASDQEAADRYAALHAWSTEDLERFWTAVTQWFDVRFDTAPEAVLTEAGMPGARWYPGAKLNYAEHALRFGLDPAHADEPAILHLDETTEHPQPLSWAELRRQVGSLAAALRAEGVRPGDRVGAYLPNIPQAVVALLATAAVGAVWTSCAPDFGARSVLDRLQQIEPVVLFAIDGYHYGGKDHDRTEIVAELRRELPTLRTVVHIPLLGGPTPEGAKPWDDLVAADVEPVFEPVLFDHPLWVLYSSGTTGLPKAIVQSQGGILVEHLKQVGLHIDLGPQDRFLWYTSTGWMMWNFLVAGLLVGSTIVTYDGSPGHPDTGAFWSVAARTRATVVGTSAAYVVASRKAELHPGRDLDLSAMRCLGTTGSPLPPDGFQWIYDEVKPDVWLASVSGGTDVCSCFVGGVPTLPVYLGEIQAPCLGAAVESWDVQGEPHRDQVGELVVTKPLPSMPTGFWNDPEGTRYHDSYFDTYPGIWRHGDWITVTARGTVVIHGRSDSTLNRQGVRMGSSDIYEVVERLPEIAESLVIGLEEPGGGYWMPLFVVLAPGATLDDTLIGRIRTSLRTELSPRHVPDEVIAVKGLPHTLTGKRIEVPVKRLLAGTPLDQAVNPGSVDNLDHLRFFEQLGASRRA
- the ptsP gene encoding phosphoenolpyruvate--protein phosphotransferase; amino-acid sequence: MEQVLRGVGVSHGVAIGQVRHMGTAVLEPPATQIPTEDAPREQARAQAAVDAVAADLIARGNLAGGEAQAVLEAQALMAQDPELLADVNRRIAVGSSAERGVYDAFAAYRALLAAAGDYLAGRVADLDDVRNRIVARLLGVPMPGVPDSDEPYVLFARDLAPADTALLDPTLVLGFVTEEGGPTSHSAILARAMGVPAVVALPGAGEVAEGVLVAVDGSTGDVSVEPSEEKQARLRQQAAERKAALAASSGPGQTSDGHKVPLLANVGGPGDLPAALDAGAEGIGLFRTEFLFLDDSAKAPSEEKQIEAYRKVLEAFPEGRVVVRALDAGADKPLDFLTPADEPNPALGVRGLRTLLENPEVLRTQLTALAKAAEGLPVHLEVMAPMVADRVDARAFAEACREAGLQAKYGAMVEIPSAALRARSILQEVEFLSLGTNDLAQYTFAADRQVGALARLQDPWQPALLDLVAFSAEAARVEGKSCGVCGEAASDPVLACVLTGLGVTSLSMGAASIPYVRSALAKVTLAQCRRAAEAARAADTAEEARAAAQQVLSGE
- a CDS encoding PTS glucose transporter subunit IIA — its product is MTTVTSPLAGRAVGLANVPDPVFAGAMVGPGTAIDPVREVTEAVAPIDGQVVSMHPHAFVVVDQDGHGVLTHLGIDTVQLNGEGFELLVNKGDTVKRGEPVIRWNPAAVEAAGKSPISPIVALEAAPEALSGVAESGEVPAGGELFVWN